The following DNA comes from Eubalaena glacialis isolate mEubGla1 chromosome 1, mEubGla1.1.hap2.+ XY, whole genome shotgun sequence.
accataaGAATTCTTTACTTGAATAAAAAAGTTGAGTCTCACTGCTTCTTCCAGTCTTACTGGTATTTCTTCCAAAGAGGACTCCTTTCAGGGGACTCCTATAAGGTGATCTAATAGTTAACTTTCTAACTCAGATATAATCTCTAGTATGTACATATCTCTTTCAATCATGTAGATATCTATGGGAATTGAATGTTAATGCTTTGTAATGAAATGGTCTGTTCTTAAAGACCAAACTTTGTTACTTAATGTTGCTCTTCTCTGCAAAATCTAGCCCTAGACATCCCGAATGCTGGCCTTTGCGACTCTGTGCCAGTGTGGGACAGACTGCCATGTGCTCCTTCACCCATCACTCAAGGAGACTGCAAGCAGCTAGGCTGCTGCTATGATTCTGAAGAGGTCAATTCCTGTTACTACGGAAACACAGGTGAGTCACTGTGTCTTTGAAATCAGCTGAAGAAAAGTGCCTGCAATTACCATTAACTAAACCCAGAGGAGGgttatctcccccacccccatccagaaGGCAAATACTAAAGATGACCAGAGGTTGATGTATAAGCAACACCTCCTAGAACACCTGACTGTAAGTGACAGAGCTTTCTACAGCCTTCCATTGTCTATTCTCCTAGAATCCAATGTAAAGCAAGTAACGCTCAATGAACTCAAGAAGCTAAGTCTGTGTGCAAGATGCTAATTGACAGAAACGTAACCAATTCCCAGGAAATAGCCACTGGTGGCTGATTGTCTAGAGAGCTTTATTTCAAAAGATGATGATTTGTCCCAAACCATGCTCCaagtttttcccatttaaaaaaaaaaaaagaccctcatTAAACACCTAGATGCCACACTCAATTCTATGCTCTGAATTCTAGCTGATCAGTAAAACAAAGCAGGTACGaatatccccattctacagatgaagttGATGCAAGGAGGTTAAATACTCTGCTTGAGGCCACACAGTAAGTGGTGGAGgcaagattcaaacccaagtgGCCATGCAGAGCCTTGATGAAGCTCTGGATGGCTGAACCTGCATCAAGGTCACTAGCTGGGAATGCAGCTTTTCTAggagtggggggagaggagggcggGGAATTTAAGAGAACTAAACTAAATAATTAGACTCTTGTCTTGCTGGCTCAGTAACAAGAGACATGACCTGCCTTCAGCACAGTTGCTCTGGTGTTTCAGTGACCGCACGCTGTACCCAGGACGGCCACTTCTCCATCGCTGTGTCTCGGAATGTGACCTCGCCCCCACTGCTGCTGAATTCTGTGCACTTGGCCTTCAGGAATGACAGTGAATGTAAACCTGCGACGGCAACACACACCTTTGTCCTGTTCCGGTTTCCGTTTGCTGCCTGTGGTACTACAAAATGGGTGAGAAGAGCTGACCTTGGGCTCTGTTCCTGACTTGAAGTTGGGTAGGAATGCCCTAGTGATGGGGGGAGAACTGGAATAGCTTAGCCGTGACTACTGCTTGGTGCGTAGGATGGTCTCTAGGACAGAGAGGGCTTCATCACTGAGAAAGCCGAAGCCTCCCCAGGGCACTCGGCTAAGTCATCCCACCTGCACTCCAGCGAGTGGCTAGCACCCCTTACCACACTGTAGAAGAATAAATAACAGGTTCTTCCCACTGCACTGCCCTGGGAAACGAGCAGGGAGGTCAGCTGAGATGGGTAGTATTTCTGGCTGCCTCATCTGAGTGCTCCTaagcctcttcctgccccttCGTCCTGAAAGTAAGGTGAAGTGATAACTTGCCAGCTAGTCAATGCCACCTGCTCTTGCCTCCACTCATGTTGTGAAAAATGCAACCTGTAATAGGGCAGCCTTGCTGAGCACTGAACCAAAGCAAATGATGAGTGAAGCAGCATCTGGCTTGCAGGAGTGACAAGACTTCTTTACCTGCCCTTGTAGATCACTGGAAAACAGGCAGTATATGAAAGCGAGCTGGTTGCAACTCGGGATGTGAGAACTTGGAGCCGTGGTTCTATCACCCGAGACAGTGTCTTCAGGTAAGGGTCTTAGTTAACCTGACCTTGCTTGACCAGAGTGCCTGACTTCCCTTCTCGCATAAAGCAGGAGTTTTAGAGTGAACATGAATCCAGAAATGACCATCTCCTCATGACAGGAGAGTCTCAACTGCCTTGGTTGTCCAATCTCACTGACCATTATTTGATCCAGTAGCCCTGCGTTAGTGCCACCAACTTGATCTAAGCCTCAAACTTACCTGACTTCTAATTCATTTCACCGGGTCTTTTGTTTCTCACTCTGGTCTCTTCCTTCTACCTCCACTGTTTAAGCTGTAGCAAAATGAATCCCTTTAAAACCTTAGCTAGCACACTTAAAGCTTTCTCTTTGTCCTCCTAGAGCTTAAGCTTGACATCGTGAGCATAACTTGCCGGGCCCTGCATGAAACTGCTACTATGCTACTACTTCCCCAGCCTAATCTTTCTCAATCCTTCCCTCACTGTGCCCTAATCCCAGACTGTGCTTCTAGAGTATTCAGTGGCCCTCAAACTTCTTGCCTCCGTACTTTTCTCTCATCTATCTCTCAGTTACTTTTATCAAATCCCCTGCAACATCTTCCCTGACTACCCCCTCCTCAGAAGGTACGTTTTTCTCATAGTACCATATCtatttcttaattgaagtatagttgatttacaatgttttaatttctgctgtacagcaaagtgattcggttatatatatttttcatatcttccattatggtttgttacaggatattgaatatagttccctgtgctgtacagtacgACCTTATTTATCCAGTCTCTGTGTAATAGTtaacatctgctaatcccaaactcccaatccatccctccccacttctccttccccttccccttccccttccccttggcaaccacaagtctgttctctgtctgagtctgtttcataggtaagttcatttgtgtcctattttagattccacatgtaagtgatatcatatgatatttgtctttgtgtctGATTTCACTTAGTATGCCCATCtgtgggtccatccatgttgctgcaaatgacatcatttcattcttttttatggctgagtagtgttccattgtatctaccacatctttatccattcatctgttgaccaTATCTATTTCTTGTATGGTTTTTATATCAAACTCTCAAACACTGATCTTGTTTACACATCAGTCTCCCCAGTGATAGCTCTCCCAAGGCCAGAATCACACAACACGTTTATAAACTTGTTCCAACATCTAGCACTTTATGGTTCCTCAAACCTTAGAGAGGTGACATGGTCCACCCACCCAAGATAGTAgctaaaatcttatttttctgcAGGCTTCGAATCAGTTGTAGCTACTCTGCAAGCAGCAGTGCTCTTCCGGTTAATGTCCAGGTTTTTACTCTCCCACCGCCCCTTCCTGAGACCCAGCCTGGACACCTCACTCTGGAACTTCAGATTGCCAAAGGTAAGACCCTCTTTTGTGGAGTATCTGGCCTCTAGACCAAGTCTTGTCACTTCTCTAGGTGTCAAGACCCTACCTTGGTAACAAGATACTTGCCAGAGGTGTTTATGTGGGTGATGGTCTATCTCAAGCCACCTAGAGGTTCCAAGCTCTTTACTGCTTCAACTTGTTTTGGCCTCTTGCAGACAAACACTATAGCTCCTACTACACTGCTAGTGACTACCCAGTGGTGAAGTTGCTTCGGGATCCCATCTACGTGGAAGTCTCCATCCAGCACAGAACAGACCCCAGTCTAGAGCTGCGCCTACACCAGTGTTGGGCCACCCCCAGCACAAACGCCCTGCTCCAGCCCCAGTGGCCCATGCTGGTAAATGGGTAAGTGGCTTTTTCCTGCACCTGTGTTAAACACCCTCCACGAAGCCCATCTTGACTGCTGGATATCCTTGCTTAGATGCCCCTACACTGGAGACAACTATCAGACCAAACTGATCCCTGTCCGGAGAGCCTTGGACGTGCCGTTTCCTTCTCACCACCAGCGCTTCAGCATTTCCACCTTCAGTTTCGTGGACTCAGCAGCAAAGCAGGCACTCAAGGGACCGGTACGATGCCACCTTCTGTGGTCTTCAGCAGGGCTCTAAACCCCCCAGCTCAAGTGTTCTCACACTGTACCCCTCTTCAGCCGAAGTGGCCCTTAAACATTGGTTGTTGGTACTGCTTTGGAGCAATCAAGGGGTGCCAATGGCATGTGTGACATGTCAACTAGAATCGAGTATTTTAGTGATTCTGTGATGTCAGCTTGGTTTTTCAGGATTTTCTGAAACTTCTTGATTTCTTCCTGGGGGAGATAAAGCAGGTTTGAAGACTTATCATGATGTGTTACACCATGATCCCAATTCTGTTGGCTCCCAGGTGTATCTGCACTGCAGTGCATCGGTCTGCCAGCCTGCTGGGACACCATCCTGTGTGACAACCTGTCCTGCCAGACGTAAGTTTCCAAGCTGTCTATACCAGAGGACAGATTTCAGTGTATTTGGCGTCCCAGAGCAAACCTTCTTTAGCCTGTGGCAAATGAGTCAAACAGAAGATTCACCTTATTAACGAGGCTTCCTTAAGTACTTTCATGATGCAGTAGAACAGAAATACAACTAGTTGCCCAGAATTCCAGGCCTTCTAAATATAAGCTATAAATCCTGAAAACTCTCAGCTTTAGCttttctccatataaattttgacTTAGCCAGGAGTCAAATGGGTTCCCAGCCTATAATCTAATAAGACATTTCTGGTCTATCCAGATATAAATGTAGACCTCTAGACTTGCTTGAAGGCAGGTCTGGCAACAAGGCCTGAAGGCTTACAGGTGGAATAGGATTGCAGACTTAGAGTTATGTACTCTAATGATCAGGCCCAGTGCTCATACAGCTGTGTACTCCACCTGATCCCACAGATCTTACCTGGCTCCTGAGTTAATGGGGATTCATGACCCCTGAAGCTTTAAGTCCCTTATGGCAAAAAAAACACCTCATAGTATTTTTCATAACTATCATCTAATAGAGTAAATATTCAACATCCAACTGCAATGACACATACACttgtatacatatatgtctataaaaactaaaattttgaaAGTTCAAAGATCTACAACTGGCAGAAATAGGATTCAAACAGAGCTCTGCTATTAGTGTCTTACCAGATACCTTTATATCATAGGGTCTCAGTAGTAAGATACAACTGTTCAAGCATCTCTACGTAAGAAGAATGACAGTTTGGGGATAGTCCAAAGTCATCATTTCTCTGAAAGTGTTAATACAAATGAGCAAGTCTGAGACTTTGTATCGAACACATTGAGGTTTTTCTTGAGGCCCATGGAGCAGAGCTATCGATACCAAGGGACCTGGCACTATTTTAGACTCCTTAACCACTCACACCACACGTACTAACAAATCCCTAACTCATCtctccaacaggaagaagaagctCTGACATCCATTTTCAGAACAGCACTGCTAGCATTTCTAGCCGGGGCCCCATGATTTTACTCCAAGCCACTCCGGACTCTTCAGAAAAGCTCCGTAAATACTCAAGTGAGTGGAAGGAGACCTCCAGGAGGTCCCGTATCTGAACCATTGGTCAAACCAAAGCTACTTGCTCACCCCTGCTTCCCTTACTGATTTGGCCAATGTGAACCTCAAAAGGAATTGTCTAGCTTTTTTTCCTGTAGCTCAAGACTGGCAGTCTTTATTAGGATGTAGAATCACTTGGTTTTCTGCATGCATTAATCTACCTTTCCATCCTACAGGGTCTCCTGTAGACTCCCAAGCTCTGTGGGTGGCTGGCCTTTCTGGAACCTTAATCATTGGAGCCTTGTTAGTGTCCTACCTGGCCATCAGGAAACGGAGATGAGTTACTCAGACCAAATGTGTTAATAAAACCAGATTGCACTGCTAGCCTGTGCTCAGCTTCTCATTTGAAAGGTAAAAAGTAATTTCTTTACACTAGCTCATCTACTGTTAGCATCACCTCTTTCCAGCTTGGGGTAATTTTTTCTTCTACAGCCCTCCTATCTTCTGAAGAGAACATTTCAGTAGAATTTCATAGTTGGTTGACAACTCAAGCAGAATCTACAAGAACTTAGTATCTCAGGCTTAGCAGATCTTTTACAGGTTTATGAGAGTGTAGAACAAAACTCTTCCCACAAAGTCGATCAAACTTAGGTAGAACTAGTCTAGAGCTAGTCACGAATCTTCTcgctcaggggtccccaacccctgggccatggacccGTACCGGtcctcggcctgttaggaaccgggcctcacagcaggagatgagcagtgggcaagtgagcgaagcttcatctgccactccccatcgctccccatcgctccccatcgctggcGTTACCGTCTGAAccacccctccaccacccccatccgtggaaaaattgtcttccacaaaaccggtccctggtgccaaaaaggttggggactgctgttctAGACCATTGGTTCTCCAACTTTCGTGTGCATCAGGATCAAAGGAGGGCTGATGGAAACAGttactgcccccaccccccgactTTGATTAAGTAGGTCTGGACTGAGGCTTATGAACTTGCATTTCGCACCATGCCTCAGGTGATCCTGATCTTTCTCTTCCAAGCATTACACTTGGAAAACTAATGCCTAAAAAAGTATCTGATCATGAATTGATCAACTGGGAGTAGCTTGATCAGAAGAGGCTTTGTTTTGCCCCAGAACCAGCAAGTAATTTCATAGTGTAGTAGCTCTTAAGATTAGTAGAAAAAACAGGAGAAGAATGAATTATCCTGACTTCTCAAGGTAAATGTCCTACTCAAAGAACTCTGGTAACTAACACTGTTAGCCAACCTCTGTGGatctcctctctccccaggggGGGAGCTATGAAAGTATGCCTGGTTAAATAAGATTAAGACCATTCATCATGGAGCAACTTCCAGGTCACTTTGAGGTGTAAAGTTGTTTCTAGCTTGGGGTGATTAGTAAAAAAGCTCCTTCCTGTATACAACAACCTTGTGTAATCTCCTGCTTGGAATCAAAATGGTTGTGTGAGAATAGAACATGGTGAACATGATGGTGTTACTGGCACTAGGTTGTAAAAGACAGCACAGCTTCTGCCTTGGATCATTTGCTTTGGAGAAGCTAGCTGTTATGCCGCAATAAGGATGCTGTGAAGCAGCCCTGTGGAGAAGGACTGAGGCCCCCCAGCCAAGAGCCATGTGAATGAGCCTCCTTGGAAGCTGATCCTCCAGCCCTAGTCCACATCTAACCAAAACCTCATGAAAGACTGcaccagaaccacccagctgagccacTTCCAAATACCTGCTCCAccacaactgtgagaaatgatTAATGTTATAAGCTACCACAGTTtggggtgactttttttttaaggcacaaTAGATAACTAAGCCAAACAGTCCTTAAACTTCTTTGTGAAGATGTCTTATCTTGGATATCAAGGAGTAGAACTGCACAAAGTGTATGGTTTGGCAGTTGCTTATGAAGttaaaacattttccaaagtatTTCTAATATCTTAACACTCATGCTAGCTTTGTAAAGAGTTTTAGTTGCTCTAAATCCCGTAAGGATAGGCATCTGTTTTGGGGAGGTAAACAGTCTACAGTTTGTGCTATAGTCTAGTGTTGGCTCCTCCTCCTTAGCTTATGCCTAGTCCAGCCTATGGGGGCCCACAGctgtctcctctcccctctgtcatcactctatttttttatatgatttttattggtatagttgatttacaatgttgtattgtacagcaaaatgaatctgttatacatatatccactttttcagattcttttcccatataggttattatagaatattgagtagggttccctgtgctctacagtaggcccttattagttatctattttatatatagtagtgtatatgtgtgtcaaTCCTGATCTTCCAATTTATCTCTCTCCCACTGTTAACCACCCCATAACCATAAGTTCCCTttttgtttaagatttttttggtggaccatttttaaagtctttattgaatttgttacaatattgcttctgttttgtattttggtgttttggccgcgaggcatgtgggatcttagctccccaaccagggattgaacccacaacACCTATATTGAAGGTGAAGTCCtaataaccactggactgccagggaagtcccttattttctatatctgtaagtctacttctattttgtagataagttcatttgtagccttttttagattccccataagtgatatcataccatatttgtctttctctgtctgacttcatttagtatgataatctttagtttcatctgtgttgctgcaaatggcattattttgtccttttttgtggctgagtaatgttcccttgtatatgtaccacatctttatccattcatctgttgatggacatttaggttgcttccaggtcctggctattgtaaatagtgctacaatgaacattggggtgcatgtatcttttagatttatagttttctccagatgtatgccctaggagtggaattgcaggattatgtggtagctatatttttagtttttttaaggaacctctatactgttctccatagtggctctaccagtttacattcccaccatcagcgtagcagggttcccttttctcctcaccctctccagcatttattgtttgtagattttttgatgagggccattctgaccagtgtgaggtgatacctcattgtagttttgatttgcatttctctaataattagtgatgttgagcatcctttcatgtgctttttaaccatctgtatcATGGCTCTAGTTTCTGACACTGCAAGTTCGTAACTGCAAATTTTGTTAGGACTGTTTCCTCCTCCTCAGTGTTAGCAAGCTGGGGCGTGGTTGCTGCCCATGTCTAATCAGCCGACAAACGAGGGAACTTTAAGCCAATGAAATATACTAGAATTCACAAAAATTGTAAGACTGAGACAAAATTAACATCTTCAGAGTCAATGAGAATAAAGATCTGCTGGTCACCAACCATGCAGGGACCTAAGAAGTA
Coding sequences within:
- the ZP4 gene encoding zona pellucida sperm-binding protein 4, coding for MWLLQSLWLWFPLSVAVSGQHEPEAPGHPGGLRCGLRSFQFTINLLSQETATPPALVAWDNRGLPHRLQNDSECGTWLSEGPGSSLLVDVSYSSCYVTEWDSHYIMPVGVEGADAGGRRTVTETKLFRCPMDLPALDIPNAGLCDSVPVWDRLPCAPSPITQGDCKQLGCCYDSEEVNSCYYGNTVTARCTQDGHFSIAVSRNVTSPPLLLNSVHLAFRNDSECKPATATHTFVLFRFPFAACGTTKWITGKQAVYESELVATRDVRTWSRGSITRDSVFRLRISCSYSASSSALPVNVQVFTLPPPLPETQPGHLTLELQIAKDKHYSSYYTASDYPVVKLLRDPIYVEVSIQHRTDPSLELRLHQCWATPSTNALLQPQWPMLVNGCPYTGDNYQTKLIPVRRALDVPFPSHHQRFSISTFSFVDSAAKQALKGPVYLHCSASVCQPAGTPSCVTTCPGLSRRRSSDIHFQNSTASISSRGPMILLQATPDSSEKLRSPVDSQALWVAGLSGTLIIGALLVSYLAIRKRR